The following are encoded in a window of Collinsella aerofaciens genomic DNA:
- a CDS encoding response regulator transcription factor codes for MSEKSALFMARTTRFHEFARSLTTTLGVEVSLATPDSPTAAHDFDLLILDSDGIRSDRIDQIAKWLDDRGGVPMLVIVDDEALGTLRLPNHAHADFVCPTATPNELKARAQRLMGEEETVAADVLNIDNLEINLATYQVTLDDEPIDLTLMEYSLLSFLATHPNRAYSREVLLHRVWGFEYCGGTRTVDVHIRRIRSKVGPQIAAHITTVRGVGYLFKD; via the coding sequence ATGTCCGAAAAGAGTGCCCTGTTCATGGCGCGCACGACGCGCTTCCACGAGTTTGCCCGCAGCTTGACGACCACCCTGGGTGTTGAGGTGAGCCTGGCTACCCCCGATTCGCCGACTGCGGCGCACGACTTTGACCTGCTGATCCTCGATTCCGACGGCATCCGCAGCGACCGCATCGATCAGATTGCCAAGTGGCTTGACGATCGCGGCGGCGTCCCCATGTTGGTGATCGTCGACGACGAGGCGCTCGGCACCCTGCGCCTGCCGAATCACGCGCATGCCGACTTTGTATGCCCCACGGCGACGCCCAACGAACTCAAGGCTCGCGCACAGCGCCTGATGGGCGAGGAGGAGACCGTCGCCGCCGATGTGCTCAACATCGATAACCTCGAGATTAACCTTGCCACCTACCAGGTGACGCTCGACGATGAGCCCATCGACCTGACGCTGATGGAGTACTCGCTGCTGAGCTTTTTGGCGACGCACCCCAACCGCGCCTACAGCCGCGAAGTGCTGCTGCACCGCGTGTGGGGCTTTGAGTACTGCGGCGGCACGCGCACCGTCGACGTGCACATTCGACGCATCCGTTCCAAGGTGGGCCCGCAGATCGCGGCACACATCACCACCGTCCGCGGCGTGGGCTATCTGTTTAAGGACTAG
- a CDS encoding S1C family serine protease, translating to MSENDSQRPQDAGHAGETQQQPRVQVESTPADGNIPYVQAYDTQTGKPLGGQQVVNKHTVVKTKTKKLPIFITALAGCACGALLVIALIMSGTLDIGGGRNAVTAGASGSSTQKITIDSEDTTLAEAVSAKALPSVVSITATSSGSQNGSLSQSADESDSSGSVGSGVVLDTEGHILTNNHVVDGYDQYVVTMDDGTTYEAEFVGNDASSDLAVIKLKDADASKLTPIEIGDSSKLNVGEWVMAIGSPFGNEQSVSTGIVSALYRSTAMSSTNGNTIYANMIQTDAAINPGNSGGALVNDNGELVGINSLIESYSGSSSGVGFAIPVNYAKNIADQIIDGKTPVHPYLGATLSSVNALNARTNKLSTDSGAYVASVVEDGPAAKAGIQEGDVITKLGDDEITSADGLIIALRSHEVGEKVEITLMRGKEEKKVTVELGSDEELQNQQQDDSATDTGNGGITDEQLRQYLEELLGQQGQGQGYGQGY from the coding sequence ATGAGCGAGAACGATTCCCAGCGTCCCCAGGATGCGGGCCACGCCGGCGAGACTCAGCAGCAACCGCGCGTACAGGTGGAGTCGACGCCTGCCGACGGCAACATTCCCTACGTGCAGGCCTACGACACGCAGACCGGCAAGCCGCTGGGCGGCCAGCAGGTTGTAAACAAGCACACGGTGGTCAAGACCAAAACCAAAAAGCTGCCGATCTTTATTACGGCACTCGCCGGCTGTGCCTGCGGCGCCCTGCTGGTCATTGCGCTCATTATGAGCGGCACGCTCGATATCGGCGGCGGCAGGAACGCCGTGACGGCGGGTGCTTCGGGTTCATCGACGCAAAAGATCACCATCGACTCCGAGGACACCACGCTGGCCGAGGCCGTCTCTGCCAAGGCCCTGCCCTCCGTCGTTTCCATCACCGCTACTTCGAGTGGCAGCCAGAATGGCTCGCTTTCGCAGTCTGCCGACGAGTCGGATAGTTCGGGCAGCGTCGGTTCGGGCGTTGTGCTCGATACCGAGGGCCACATCCTCACCAACAACCACGTGGTCGATGGTTACGACCAGTACGTGGTGACCATGGACGACGGAACCACGTACGAGGCCGAGTTCGTGGGCAACGATGCTTCGAGCGACCTGGCCGTCATCAAGCTCAAGGATGCTGACGCCTCCAAGCTCACGCCGATTGAGATTGGTGATTCCTCCAAGCTCAACGTGGGCGAGTGGGTCATGGCGATCGGCTCGCCGTTCGGCAACGAGCAGTCTGTCTCCACGGGCATTGTGTCGGCGCTCTATCGCTCCACGGCCATGAGCTCTACCAACGGTAACACCATCTATGCCAACATGATCCAGACCGATGCCGCCATCAACCCGGGCAACTCCGGCGGCGCGCTCGTCAACGACAATGGTGAGCTGGTGGGCATTAATTCGCTTATCGAGAGCTATTCGGGCTCCAGCTCGGGCGTGGGCTTTGCCATTCCGGTTAACTACGCCAAGAACATTGCCGACCAGATCATCGACGGTAAGACGCCGGTGCACCCGTACCTGGGCGCCACGCTTTCGAGCGTCAACGCGCTCAACGCCCGCACCAACAAGCTGAGCACCGATAGCGGCGCGTATGTGGCGAGCGTCGTTGAGGATGGCCCTGCTGCCAAGGCCGGCATCCAGGAGGGCGATGTCATTACCAAGCTGGGCGACGACGAGATTACGAGTGCCGATGGCCTGATCATCGCCCTGCGCAGCCACGAGGTGGGCGAGAAGGTCGAGATCACGCTCATGCGCGGCAAGGAAGAGAAGAAGGTCACCGTCGAGCTGGGCTCCGATGAGGAGCTGCAGAACCAGCAGCAGGATGACAGCGCGACCGACACCGGCAACGGCGGTATTACCGACGAGCAGCTGCGCCAGTATCTGGAGGAGCTGTTGGGCCAGCAGGGCCAGGGTCAAGGCTACGGTCAGGGCTACTAG
- the ligA gene encoding NAD-dependent DNA ligase LigA: protein MEQSSLFGDGVDIDTETPTSTDTVAPTDARAQAAARAAELRHELDYHAYRYYMLDAPEITDAAFDKMLVELQEIEATYPDLVTPDSYTQRVGGYVSEQFTPVTHMARMYSMDDAMDLDELDAWLQRAEDALGAGNVTYTCELKIDGLGVALTYQNGTFVRAATRGDGTTGEDVSLNVRTIKDVPMHLSEPALAHMGADRERTIEVRGEVYMPKGSFVRLNEEADAEGRDPFANPRNAAAGSLRQKDPKVTARRDLATFIYAIADTDPLHVHSQREFLDWLRSAGFSVNPNVARCATPAEVHEFCAQALEHRGDLDYDIDGVVVKVDSFQQQLDLGFTARAPRWAIAFKFPPEEKQTVLREIRIQVGRTGVLTPVAEFDPVTVAGSTIARATLHNIDEIRRKNVREGDTIIVHKAGDVIPEVVGPVLDKRPADSVDWHMPEVCPVCGSPVVHEDGEVAYRCVSIDCPAQLKERLLHWVSRGCMDVDGLGDEIVDKMIAAGLIHDVADFYQLTVDDIAGLDTGRVYASSNSKKGVKKGDPIPVGLKTAEKIIAELNKSKSQPLGRVLFALGIRHVGKSVGEVIAERFLSIDKLILASEEDIAECEGIGPKIAASVKQFLAVPENLAVLERLRQAGLSLEVDLGAAHAQAAADAGVAGELADAQPLAGLTFVLTGTLVNRTRDEAGAALKVLGAKVSGSVSKKTSYLVVGPKAGSKLTKAEQLGVPVLDEDALEQILATGEVPQA from the coding sequence ATGGAGCAATCGAGCCTGTTTGGTGACGGCGTGGACATCGATACCGAAACGCCCACGAGCACGGATACCGTTGCGCCGACCGATGCCCGTGCCCAGGCGGCAGCGCGTGCGGCCGAGCTGCGCCACGAGCTCGATTACCACGCCTATCGCTACTACATGCTCGACGCGCCCGAGATCACGGACGCCGCCTTTGACAAAATGCTCGTTGAGCTGCAAGAAATCGAGGCGACCTACCCCGACCTGGTGACGCCCGACAGCTATACCCAGCGCGTTGGCGGCTACGTGAGCGAGCAGTTTACGCCAGTCACGCACATGGCGCGCATGTATTCCATGGACGATGCCATGGACCTGGACGAGCTCGACGCATGGCTCCAACGCGCCGAGGATGCCCTCGGTGCCGGCAATGTCACCTATACCTGCGAGCTTAAGATCGACGGTCTGGGTGTGGCCCTTACCTACCAAAACGGCACCTTTGTGCGCGCCGCTACGCGCGGTGACGGCACAACGGGCGAGGACGTGTCGCTCAACGTCCGTACCATCAAGGACGTGCCTATGCACCTGTCCGAGCCGGCGCTCGCTCACATGGGTGCCGACCGCGAGCGCACCATCGAGGTGCGCGGCGAGGTCTATATGCCCAAAGGCAGCTTTGTTCGTCTGAATGAAGAGGCCGATGCCGAGGGCCGCGACCCCTTCGCCAACCCGCGCAACGCCGCTGCTGGCAGCCTGCGTCAGAAGGATCCCAAGGTTACGGCGCGGCGCGACCTGGCCACCTTTATCTATGCCATCGCCGATACCGATCCACTGCACGTCCACAGCCAGCGCGAGTTCCTCGATTGGCTGCGTAGCGCCGGCTTTAGCGTCAACCCCAACGTGGCTCGCTGTGCCACGCCGGCCGAGGTCCACGAGTTCTGCGCCCAGGCGCTCGAGCATCGCGGCGACCTGGACTACGACATCGACGGCGTGGTCGTAAAGGTCGACAGCTTTCAGCAGCAGCTCGACCTGGGCTTTACCGCCCGCGCACCGCGCTGGGCCATTGCCTTTAAGTTTCCGCCCGAGGAAAAGCAGACCGTCCTGCGCGAGATTCGCATCCAGGTGGGTCGCACCGGTGTGCTCACGCCGGTTGCCGAGTTCGATCCGGTGACGGTTGCCGGCTCCACCATCGCGCGCGCCACGCTGCACAACATCGACGAGATCCGTCGCAAAAACGTGCGCGAGGGCGACACTATTATCGTGCACAAGGCGGGCGACGTAATCCCCGAGGTCGTGGGTCCGGTGCTCGACAAGCGCCCGGCTGATTCGGTCGACTGGCACATGCCCGAGGTCTGCCCCGTGTGCGGCAGCCCCGTGGTTCACGAGGATGGCGAGGTCGCTTACCGCTGTGTCTCCATCGACTGCCCCGCGCAGCTCAAGGAGCGCCTGCTCCACTGGGTGAGCCGCGGCTGCATGGACGTCGACGGCCTGGGCGACGAGATCGTCGACAAGATGATCGCCGCCGGGCTGATTCACGACGTCGCGGACTTCTATCAGCTCACGGTCGACGACATCGCAGGCCTGGACACGGGCCGCGTGTACGCCAGCTCTAACAGCAAAAAGGGCGTCAAGAAGGGCGACCCCATTCCGGTAGGCCTCAAGACGGCCGAGAAAATCATCGCCGAGCTCAACAAGTCCAAGAGCCAGCCGCTCGGTCGCGTGCTATTTGCCCTGGGCATCCGCCACGTGGGCAAGAGCGTGGGCGAGGTCATCGCCGAGCGATTCCTGTCGATTGACAAGCTCATCTTGGCGAGTGAAGAGGACATCGCCGAGTGCGAGGGCATCGGCCCCAAGATTGCGGCGAGCGTCAAGCAGTTCCTGGCCGTGCCCGAGAACCTTGCAGTGCTGGAACGTCTGCGCCAGGCGGGCCTTTCGCTCGAGGTCGACTTGGGCGCTGCGCACGCGCAAGCCGCAGCTGACGCTGGCGTGGCGGGCGAGCTCGCCGACGCACAGCCACTCGCGGGTCTGACCTTCGTGCTGACAGGCACGCTCGTCAACCGCACCCGCGACGAGGCGGGCGCGGCGCTCAAGGTGCTCGGCGCCAAGGTTTCGGGCAGTGTGTCAAAGAAGACGAGCTATCTGGTCGTCGGCCCCAAAGCGGGCTCCAAACTCACCAAGGCCGAGCAGCTGGGCGTACCCGTGCTGGACGAGGACGCGCTCGAGCAGATCCTTGCGACCGGTGAGGTGCCCCAGGCTTAG
- a CDS encoding MerR family transcriptional regulator, translating to MPTEHTEGLLRIGEVARLFNLSVGTLRHYEQMGLLDPAHIDPASGYRYYGSRQLSTLNTISRLRVLDLPLAQIREFVTTRDVNLMQRQLAQQQKLIERKRRELERVSRKIDNRLALLHNALNIELDTICTIDAPELRCAVLRERVNPTDAYALEWQIRQLQKGQHETFVFLGNLGVGISAERLAAGDFDGYDEVFLLLDDTDDYVGDVETRSTARCLAISFRGAHGQAGPRYKQLLGYMRKHNLIPAGPSREIALIDDIISDDPATYVTQITVPVAPSK from the coding sequence ATGCCAACCGAACATACCGAGGGCCTGCTCCGCATTGGTGAGGTGGCACGCCTGTTTAACCTGAGCGTAGGCACGCTACGTCATTACGAGCAGATGGGCTTGCTGGACCCGGCGCACATCGATCCGGCGAGTGGGTACCGCTACTACGGATCGCGGCAGCTCTCCACTCTCAACACCATCAGCCGCCTGCGTGTTCTCGACTTACCGCTCGCGCAAATCCGCGAGTTTGTGACCACGCGCGACGTGAACCTTATGCAGCGGCAGCTGGCTCAGCAGCAAAAGCTCATCGAGCGCAAGCGACGTGAGCTAGAGCGTGTGTCGCGCAAAATCGATAACCGGCTTGCCCTGCTGCACAATGCCTTGAACATCGAGCTCGATACCATTTGCACAATCGATGCGCCCGAGCTTCGCTGCGCCGTGTTGCGCGAACGCGTCAACCCTACCGACGCCTATGCGCTGGAGTGGCAGATCCGTCAACTGCAGAAGGGCCAGCACGAGACCTTTGTCTTTCTGGGCAACTTGGGCGTTGGGATTAGCGCCGAGCGCCTCGCCGCCGGCGACTTTGATGGCTACGACGAGGTCTTTCTACTACTCGATGACACCGATGATTACGTGGGCGACGTCGAGACGCGATCCACCGCGCGCTGCCTGGCCATAAGCTTTCGCGGCGCGCACGGGCAAGCGGGCCCGCGCTATAAGCAGCTGCTCGGCTATATGCGCAAACATAACCTGATACCCGCCGGTCCATCGCGCGAGATTGCCCTGATCGACGACATCATTAGCGATGATCCGGCAACCTACGTGACGCAGATCACGGTGCCGGTTGCCCCGTCCAAATAA
- a CDS encoding MATE family efflux transporter, producing MEHDLTRGNVLKTIAVFALPYMLSYFLQMLYGMADLYMMGQFSGAAGITAVGNGAQTLYIITVTLVGLAMGTTVIVGHAVGSRRFDRAETAIGNTITLFMGVSVVLAVILFALCPQVVALIGTPPEAVEGTAAYLRICFVGIPFIAAYNILSAIFRGLGDSRSPMYVIGVACIINIALDFLFIGHMGLGPVGAALGTVTAQTASVALALVWLKSRRTNIHVKRSDLRPQPEVLGSILKIGVPVAVQDGCIQVAFMFITVIANHRGLVDAAAVGLVEKMISFLFIVPSSMGATVSALTAQNAGAGKGGRARQVLKDAMTISVVYGCLITMLMWLVAPAFIGFFAKDPAVVAAGTGYMHSYIFDAIFAGIHICFSGFFAAYGKSYIGFAHNVLAVALIRVPGAWLLSNAYSDTLFPMGIASPCGSILSAVICVVAFTVLNRRGAFDKLVA from the coding sequence ATGGAACACGACCTCACACGCGGCAATGTCCTTAAGACCATCGCGGTCTTTGCCCTGCCCTATATGCTCTCGTACTTTTTGCAGATGCTCTACGGCATGGCCGACCTGTATATGATGGGGCAGTTTAGCGGCGCCGCCGGCATCACCGCTGTGGGCAATGGCGCGCAGACGCTCTATATCATTACCGTGACGCTCGTGGGCCTGGCCATGGGAACGACGGTCATCGTCGGCCACGCCGTGGGCTCGCGCCGCTTCGACCGCGCCGAGACCGCCATCGGCAATACCATCACGCTGTTTATGGGCGTCTCGGTAGTACTGGCCGTCATCTTGTTTGCACTTTGCCCGCAGGTTGTGGCGCTCATTGGCACGCCGCCCGAGGCGGTCGAAGGCACCGCCGCCTACCTGCGTATCTGCTTTGTCGGCATTCCGTTTATCGCCGCATACAACATTCTCTCGGCCATCTTTCGCGGGCTGGGCGATTCGCGCTCGCCTATGTACGTGATTGGCGTGGCATGCATCATCAACATCGCGCTCGACTTTCTATTTATCGGCCACATGGGGCTCGGCCCCGTGGGCGCGGCGCTCGGCACAGTGACCGCCCAGACGGCCAGCGTTGCCCTCGCGCTCGTGTGGCTCAAGAGCCGCCGCACGAACATCCACGTTAAGCGCAGCGACCTGCGCCCCCAGCCCGAGGTGCTCGGCAGCATTCTTAAGATCGGCGTGCCTGTGGCTGTACAGGACGGCTGCATCCAGGTGGCGTTTATGTTTATCACCGTCATCGCCAACCACCGAGGGCTCGTCGACGCCGCCGCCGTAGGCCTGGTCGAGAAGATGATCAGCTTTTTGTTCATTGTTCCGAGTTCCATGGGCGCCACCGTCAGCGCGCTCACGGCGCAAAACGCCGGTGCAGGAAAGGGCGGTCGTGCGCGTCAGGTACTCAAGGATGCCATGACGATCTCGGTGGTGTACGGCTGTCTGATCACGATGCTGATGTGGCTGGTGGCGCCGGCGTTTATCGGCTTTTTTGCCAAGGACCCCGCGGTGGTCGCGGCCGGTACCGGCTATATGCACAGTTATATTTTCGACGCAATCTTTGCCGGCATCCACATTTGCTTTAGCGGCTTTTTCGCTGCATACGGCAAGAGCTACATCGGCTTTGCGCACAACGTGCTGGCCGTGGCGCTCATTCGCGTACCCGGCGCGTGGCTGCTGTCGAACGCCTATTCCGACACGCTGTTTCCCATGGGCATCGCTTCGCCGTGCGGATCGATTTTGTCGGCAGTCATCTGTGTTGTCGCGTTTACCGTGCTTAACCGGCGCGGAGCTTTTGACAAGTTGGTAGCGTAG
- a CDS encoding ABC transporter ATP-binding protein: MRNLKILFSYLGAYRRDAILGVFFVSVETVLELFIPVIMANIIDVGVPAGDINYMLLQGAYMLVCAALSLVLGLGYAHTSARVASGLGANLREAEYKKIQTLAFGNLDNYDASSLVTRMTTDITVIQNAVSNGFRPTVRGPVTLIVGLIYALMLSRPLATVFAIILPVLAIVLGVITYRVSPLYRQLQTSMDHLNGVVQEDLTAVRAVKAYVRAEHECDKFDTVNTELAGTATKTFGTAVLNLPVFQLSMYVAALSILWIGGRMILAGKLGVGSLTGFMSYVLLIMNSLMMISNVFLLLTRALTSVGRIAGVLDEEPFIANPAGDLATAAPADGSVEFRDVSFKYRADAAEDVLEHIDLRVESGSTVGILGGTGSGKSSLVQLIARLYDATEGVVLVGGHDVRDYDLVALRDAVGIVLQKNVLFAGTVRENLQWGNPQASDDELLAACRAACVDEFLDRIGGLDGELGQGGAGVSGGQKQRLCIARTLLKHPRVLIFDDSTSAVDMATDAKIREHIARIPDTTVLIIAQRIASVMDADRIVVLDDGRVHGVGTHEELLAGDNIYQEIYASQMEFAGNVDAGDGSDDGCANNPFSSVPSRLPLEGGERHA; the protein is encoded by the coding sequence GTGCGCAATCTCAAAATACTGTTTTCTTATCTAGGGGCATACCGTCGCGATGCCATTCTCGGCGTGTTCTTTGTGTCGGTCGAGACGGTGCTCGAGCTGTTTATCCCGGTCATCATGGCCAACATCATCGATGTGGGCGTGCCTGCGGGTGATATCAACTACATGCTGCTGCAGGGCGCGTACATGTTGGTGTGCGCTGCGCTTTCGCTGGTACTGGGCTTGGGTTATGCACACACGTCCGCCCGCGTTGCCTCGGGCCTAGGCGCTAACCTGCGCGAGGCCGAGTACAAAAAGATTCAGACGCTCGCTTTTGGTAACCTGGACAACTACGACGCCAGCTCGCTCGTCACTCGCATGACCACGGACATCACCGTTATCCAAAATGCTGTGAGCAACGGCTTTCGCCCTACGGTGCGCGGCCCGGTGACGCTTATCGTCGGCCTTATCTACGCGCTGATGCTGTCGCGCCCGCTCGCCACCGTCTTTGCGATCATCTTGCCCGTGCTGGCAATCGTGCTGGGTGTCATCACCTATCGCGTCAGTCCGCTCTACCGCCAACTCCAGACCTCGATGGACCACCTTAACGGCGTGGTGCAAGAGGACCTTACCGCCGTGCGCGCAGTGAAGGCTTACGTGCGCGCCGAGCACGAGTGCGACAAGTTTGACACCGTCAATACCGAGCTCGCCGGCACGGCGACCAAGACCTTCGGCACCGCCGTGCTCAACCTGCCGGTGTTTCAGCTGTCGATGTACGTGGCTGCGCTCTCCATCCTGTGGATTGGCGGCCGCATGATTCTCGCCGGCAAGCTGGGCGTGGGCTCTCTCACGGGCTTTATGAGCTACGTGCTGCTGATCATGAACTCGCTCATGATGATTTCCAACGTGTTTTTGCTGCTCACGCGCGCTCTCACGAGTGTGGGCCGTATCGCAGGGGTGCTCGATGAGGAGCCCTTTATCGCCAACCCTGCGGGAGACCTCGCGACTGCGGCGCCAGCGGACGGCAGTGTCGAGTTTCGCGACGTTTCCTTTAAATACCGCGCGGATGCAGCCGAGGATGTGCTCGAGCATATCGACCTTCGCGTCGAGAGCGGCTCGACGGTGGGCATCCTCGGCGGCACGGGCTCGGGTAAGAGCTCGCTTGTGCAGCTGATTGCGCGTCTGTACGACGCCACCGAGGGCGTCGTACTTGTGGGCGGACACGACGTGCGCGACTACGACCTGGTCGCCTTGCGGGACGCCGTGGGCATTGTGCTGCAAAAGAACGTGTTGTTCGCGGGCACCGTGCGCGAGAACCTGCAGTGGGGCAATCCGCAGGCGTCGGACGATGAGCTCCTCGCGGCTTGCCGCGCAGCGTGCGTGGACGAGTTCCTTGATCGCATCGGCGGGCTGGACGGCGAGTTGGGCCAAGGCGGCGCCGGTGTCTCGGGTGGTCAGAAGCAACGTCTGTGCATCGCGCGCACGCTGCTCAAGCATCCGCGCGTGCTCATTTTTGATGACTCCACCAGCGCGGTCGATATGGCGACCGACGCTAAGATTCGCGAGCACATCGCTCGGATCCCCGATACGACCGTGCTCATCATCGCCCAGCGCATCGCGAGCGTTATGGATGCCGATCGCATTGTGGTGCTGGACGACGGTCGTGTCCACGGCGTGGGCACGCACGAGGAACTGCTAGCGGGCGACAACATCTACCAGGAGATTTACGCCTCGCAGATGGAGTTTGCGGGGAACGTAGACGCCGGCGACGGCAGCGACGATGGCTGCGCGAATAATCCGTTTTCCTCCGTCCCCAGCAGATTACCCTTGGAAGGGGGCGAGCGCCATGCCTAA
- a CDS encoding ABC transporter ATP-binding protein, with protein sequence MPKTAAQARPADLKRTVRRLLSYMGHAKFSLLAVGMLASVAAIASLAGTYMVRPIVNGLATGGEELLAKQVIVTAIIYAAGVLSALGYSQIMVRAAQRVVSDIRRDLFAHIQTLPLSYFDSTRSGDIMSFFTNDVDTVSEALNNSFANVIQAAIQVVGTTAMLIILNWQLTIITLVCDAAIVLYARYSGARSKRFFAAQQASLGDLDGYIEEMVSGQKVIKVFNHEQANVAGFDVRNQELRRTGTAAVSYANSMVPMTVVIGYVNYAIVAVAGGMLCIKGLADVGALASYLVFVRQAAMPINQFTQLGNFLLNALAGAERLFAAMDLKPEVDEGCVELVQTGDAAWAWKIPEGQGVGAYGHLHDVAAVDESGRAVAADGTELTCGLVPLAGDVRFHAVDFSYVPGTRVLTDLNLFAKPGQKIAFVGSTGAGKTTITNLINRFYEVDDGEITYDGIDVKHIAKASLRGSLGIVLQDTHLFSGTIAQNIRFGKLDATDEEVRAAAEAACADSFIRRLPQGYDTLVTADGANLSQGQRQLLAIARVAVADPPVLILDEATSSIDTRTEKLIERGMDRIMRGRTTFMIAHRLSTVRDADAIMVLEHGRIIERGTHEELLAQHGEYWQLAHGLKELD encoded by the coding sequence ATGCCTAAGACCGCAGCCCAAGCGCGCCCGGCCGACCTCAAGCGCACTGTGCGCCGTTTGCTCTCTTACATGGGCCATGCCAAGTTCTCGCTGCTGGCGGTGGGTATGCTTGCCTCCGTCGCGGCCATCGCGAGCCTCGCCGGCACCTACATGGTGCGCCCCATCGTCAACGGCCTGGCCACGGGCGGTGAGGAGCTGCTCGCCAAGCAGGTCATCGTAACGGCGATCATCTACGCCGCGGGCGTGCTCTCGGCCCTAGGCTACTCGCAGATCATGGTGCGCGCGGCCCAACGCGTGGTGTCCGACATCCGTCGCGACCTGTTCGCGCACATTCAGACGCTGCCGCTCAGCTATTTCGACAGTACGCGCTCGGGCGACATCATGAGCTTTTTCACCAACGACGTCGACACCGTCTCCGAGGCGCTCAACAACAGCTTTGCCAACGTGATTCAGGCCGCCATTCAGGTTGTGGGCACTACGGCTATGCTCATCATCCTTAACTGGCAGCTCACGATTATCACGCTCGTGTGCGATGCGGCCATTGTGCTGTATGCGCGCTACTCGGGCGCGCGTTCTAAGCGTTTCTTTGCCGCCCAGCAGGCATCGCTTGGCGACCTGGACGGATATATCGAAGAGATGGTCTCGGGCCAAAAGGTCATCAAGGTCTTTAATCACGAACAGGCCAACGTGGCTGGTTTTGACGTGCGCAACCAAGAACTGCGCCGCACCGGCACCGCCGCCGTGAGCTATGCCAACTCCATGGTGCCCATGACCGTCGTGATTGGCTACGTCAATTATGCCATCGTTGCCGTGGCGGGCGGCATGCTCTGCATCAAGGGACTCGCCGACGTAGGTGCGCTCGCAAGCTACCTGGTCTTTGTGCGTCAGGCTGCCATGCCCATCAACCAGTTTACGCAGCTCGGCAACTTCTTGCTCAACGCGTTGGCCGGTGCCGAGCGCCTGTTTGCGGCTATGGACCTTAAGCCCGAGGTGGACGAGGGCTGCGTGGAGCTGGTGCAGACGGGCGACGCCGCGTGGGCGTGGAAGATTCCCGAGGGCCAGGGCGTGGGCGCGTACGGGCACCTGCATGATGTGGCTGCCGTTGATGAGTCGGGCCGTGCGGTGGCTGCCGACGGCACCGAGCTCACGTGCGGCTTGGTCCCACTTGCCGGCGACGTGCGCTTCCATGCCGTGGACTTTTCCTACGTGCCAGGCACCCGTGTGCTCACGGATCTCAACCTGTTTGCCAAGCCGGGCCAAAAGATCGCCTTTGTGGGCTCCACAGGCGCAGGTAAGACGACCATCACCAACCTCATCAACCGCTTCTACGAGGTCGATGACGGCGAGATCACGTACGACGGCATTGACGTCAAGCACATTGCCAAGGCCAGCCTGCGCGGATCGCTCGGCATTGTGCTGCAGGACACGCACCTGTTTAGCGGCACCATTGCGCAGAACATCCGCTTTGGCAAGCTCGACGCGACCGACGAGGAGGTGCGCGCCGCTGCCGAGGCCGCCTGCGCCGACTCGTTTATCCGCCGCCTGCCGCAGGGCTATGACACGCTCGTGACCGCGGACGGTGCCAACCTGTCGCAGGGTCAGCGTCAGCTGCTCGCCATCGCGCGCGTGGCCGTCGCCGACCCGCCGGTGCTCATCCTGGACGAGGCCACGAGCTCTATCGACACGCGCACCGAAAAGCTCATCGAGCGCGGCATGGACCGCATCATGCGTGGCCGCACCACGTTTATGATCGCGCACCGCCTGTCCACCGTCCGCGACGCCGACGCCATCATGGTCCTCGAACACGGCCGCATCATCGAGCGCGGCACGCACGAAGAGCTGCTCGCCCAGCACGGTGAGTACTGGCAGCTGGCGCATGGCTTAAAAGAGTTGGATTAA